The Watersipora subatra chromosome 7, tzWatSuba1.1, whole genome shotgun sequence genomic interval TTGAATAGCGGAAGAAGAAATCAGATAATTGCTGAAAAGAACTATCAAAGACTTAATAAGAAAAGTACAAGTGAAAGAGAAGATGTGGAAAATTTCAATGGTGGATAGGCGATTCTAAAGTTTtaatatgataaatataaaaaacagagCACAAAGTGGTTGATAATTAGTTGCAGTAACAAAGAAATGCAAAGAAGAAAACTATGAAAAGCATTAGAGCATTGAAAGAATTCAGCACTAAAGAATTGAGCTAAAAACCTCTggttaaaaaggtttttgcatttGTTTCCAAGTTTCCACAATGAGTGTTTTAAATTTACACAAACGCCTGttgttatgttatacaaacaCCTGCCAAAAGAAGAATGACTGCTGCtttattattaatgtgcatAGTTTAGTTAGACTTGCAAAGAAGTTCATTGATACTCTAGCTTAAAAAAAAGCATAGGacatgtattaataattttttttagtctGCAGCAATCAAAAGACGCTATTTCATATCCAGGCTCTTACGTTGAGTTTGCCGTATATGTACTAGGACATCAAATGAATGAGGTATGATATCTTAAAATCAGTTACTCATAACTATGGATTACATAATGTAACATATGTTTCTGTGCCTTGTTTGAAATGGGACAATATTGGTCTTTTAAAATGTGCAATTAATAACCACCCTATAGTTTGAGTGGTTCTGGCAAGGTAcctatattactttgtaaaacttTTTGATTATTTGCAAAGTGAGCCGGTGTTTGTTTGGAAGCTAATAAATATGTTTTCGTAAGCTgagaaatattattttgttttaaaaatacatggtATTCAATTATGAGTATACCATGTTTTACAGCTCGTTCTTTCATGAGAGGTTTTCTCAGACTAAGTTTCAAGTAGCCAATCAAAAACTCTGTAGACTGTTTATGTGGTCTAGCCAAGTAGTTTTAAATTATTCAAACaagacttttaaaaaattttcttcgattttaattttcaaattcatttttatatacaaatatcaGTGTTTATATATCATCTGTGATTTGgtctgtctagctatagctattagtatCTAACATTGAAGAACCCGTATCGCAGGAGATTAGATTGCAAAACCTCCTATTCATCATGCAATAAACTAACCTATTGAACTATGTGAGGTGCAAttgattcattgggcaatatgagTGGTTATCTAGGCTAAAGCTTGCATAGCACTCTAAGATACTTGCCCTCATGGCTCGTATTAGTAACTTTAGCactactagcttactcaaatgaGCCAATGgaaatgtgtcaggctaatggcaagtagcgggtaactgcattacctgccactgtttataagttgtttttaatACCCCTGCAATGCCGTACATCTAACTATTGTTTATATCAATgaaatttaacctttttagtttttttgttaaaaaaaacttgaaagatcAGGAAAACAAACACTTTTAATTGAGTCATTAATATTGCGGGCCAAATAGATtcagctaaaaataaaatgcgtAAAACACTAAATTTTGCCTCAACTTCCCTTTTcatgtttttgtaattaaaactaTCCATGTTTTACATCTAGCTAGTATTATATGTACCTTGCTATTAAAGAAGTACTGCAAAGTTTTTGACCCTCACATTTGTGACAAATCAAGTATCAATTTCGAATAAATATGTTTTTGATAGCACAGAAACCAATTATGCTAAACTCTGCTAGGATATAATGGTGTGATTTTAGCAAATTATCAATATTACCACTAAACATTAAAGCAATTAAAATCCTAAATCAGCATTTATAAAGTTGTAATGGTCTGTTTTTGCAGGTTGACCTAAGGTATAGAAACATTCAAACTGCTGATTGGACGATGAGCACCCTGTTAATTGGTGTCAATGTTGCTATGGTTAGTTGAAGCTATTACTACTTTGAAACTttcaacattttaattaatttcaaaGATGCAATATGTCAATGATTTTAACAATAGCGGAATAAGAGCACCTCAAGCAAAACATGTCAGAAAAAAATATTGGTAATTTATGCTAACATTTTGATATTCCTTAATCTGGTGCAGAAACACTTAACCTCTTATtgcctaaaatattttgttttttttataaagatttAGGACCTGTGGTGGCTTGTTGGCTTGCTCACTTATTGGAAAATTCTTTCCAAACTCAGTAGGCAACTTAAGTAGTTATTCTCATCATGAATCTTTAACTTCTCAAGTTACGGAGCACAGTTGTTAGCCATCATAACAGTGGCACTTAGAATATAGAAAACAGTTTTCAAGAAGATAATTCTGTGGGCTTTATATAACTATACACtagtataatatttatttgatatttgaggCTAACAGAGTAAAATTTAGTTATTTGAGTTTATTATTCGTTTTGAAATACAAAATTCACTGTGTTTgtattatatgtttttatcaCATGATTAActaaaaataactcaaaaaaagttaattatgATACTTCTGTATTTAGTGGAACCTGATAGGTGTGACCTCATCACtctgaaaaatattttacagattGAATCAGATTCTATTTGGACTGCTCCAATTCAAAGAGGAAGATCTGTCATAGCACCGCATGCTCTGAATCGCTTTGACACTTGGATTGAAAACAATAGTCAAATACGAAGTGATATATTCTTGCTTGTTACTGGGTATGCCACTGAATTTGTTCAACTATAATAAAATCATGTTATTGCAGCAAGTTTACCAGTGCAAGTGCCAAATAATTTAATTTGCATGCCACAGTTTTAGAGAGATATTAAACTGAGAAATTTGTGTATGATGAAATTCTAAACAAATTATGTGATAAATGATTTAAAACTATAAGTCTGCGGATTCAGCATGTTGAAGTACTATGTGACTGCAGTCAGAGCACTAACTTTGTGACACTTTTTATGCGCACTCCTTTCCTCTGGCGCTGTTTTATCAATTGATGCAAACTATGGCTTTAAAAAACGAtggattttaaaaacttgaaagttcAGTTTGCATATTGTTAATTTAAAATCAAACGATGCTGAAATTTGACAGTACACAAATCTGTGATGAATCAGATCCTAAAATCACACAAGGTAAAAAGctaaacagtttaaatttatgattttttttcaatattacTTTTCTAAATAAATCAACACCTCAAgttgaattttaaattttaaagttgaattTTAAAGGATAGTTGAATTTTATGAATTCATGAATGTGACTTATGAATTTTGTTATTGTTTACGATTGAGTAATAAgtacaaatataaataaaaaaaagttcCACATTTCATGTGTATTTTAACTAGTGGTCCATTTACAAATTCAAAAATGTATTCTTGcataacaaatcaatttttaaaagtaGCACATTCTCATGAATTTTATAACGTTTTCTATACAATCTTTGCAAAGTTGAACATTTTTCGATTTGAAAAGCAATGATTATTTCATCAGAGCAAGTCGTGAGCTATTTGCTACAACAACTTCAAAATATAAAAGAGTATGTAGCTTTCATAAACTAGTTTTTTTGAATAAGACAAGTTTTAGTATCAGcatgattttaaaaacaatcaacTATTCCAGActgaaatattaaatgtttattgttACTCTTAAAAACTTTTGGCTCttgcaaataatatatttgatttataATTTCTTACAGGAATCAGTGAATAGACATATAGTTCTGATATGTATATTTTACTAGCAATCGTTTTATTTTAAGTTGTAATATTTGTCAAAATTTACCATGCCGAAATCATAAATAATGGAAAAAGGCAACAGCTAACCAATCAAATACAACTTTCTAATATTTAgcatttaaaatacctttcgCTGCTAAGAAagcaaatattaaataaaaaacataaaagtaGCCACACGTAGCAGTAATGTTTTCAAAATAGCtgttagatgttgtatgcaatttgtttatATCAATCACGTAGGGTGAAACTTGTTGAAAACCTGTAGGTTTCATAtaaagtgtgtgtatatatatatatatgtgtatacaaaccacaaaaaattttgaaaccttCCCTTGACATGAAATTAAAGGTTACAAAATCTTGCTTTTATTTATCCTTGTTTTTATCTGCTATCTAAGAAATTACGCAAGATCAAAATCTTGTCACTAACTTTAGAAGATTAATAATCCATGCGTACTCCACTCTTTTATACCACTGatctaaaataaactttttatttttagccTTGATCTTCTGGGTCCTAGGGGTAGCGGTGCAGTTGGACTGGCAAATTTTGGTACTGCCTGCAGATGTGACAGATCATCAATTATTGAATACCGACCAAGCTCAAATGTCTATGCTCATGAGATAGGGCATAAGTAAGTGTTGAAACACTCTTACAAAATCAACTTATTTAGATACCTGTATAGTTCAACACCTGTTTTCTATATACCTGGTGTCCTATGATCTACAGCCCAATGTAAAACTGTCATACAAATATAACAGAAAAAGAGCTGTTCTTCATTGTTAGAATACAATGTTAAACTACTAAAcagctttaaaaaaattgttgtctaaaacaaactttcaatAGATAAATCTGAGCTCAATTAGGAGAGTCGCATGTTTAAAATTTAGCTGGCTAACTCAACGCTTATTAATTAGTCACTCTGTTGAGGACTCCAGACCACAAATTTACTCTTAATGTTTTACATACTTGCATTAATTAcaattatatgtacatgtatatcgcaTACTGTGTTTGTCTTTATTATGtgccttattattattattattgcttctttattattattattatcgctAATACTTGGTTAGCTTGGCTGTAACTAAACCAACTAGTTTAGTGAACTAAACAGTTAGTGACTCTATTAATCGTTATGCTTGTACGGTTTTCAATCCGGCTTTATTATACATTCTGGGagaaatacatgcatatataaggGAGTGCTTTTGATAAGAAGTCAGAGTTGTCGCAGATCCACAACTAATGGAATTTCCAGACTGGTGGAAAAACCACACTCATTTCTTTTACATTTATGAAACATTTAATACAATCTAGATCATGCCTGGGTAAAAGCTGGCAAATCCTTTACAACTTATTAATCTGCAGATAGTTGAATAATTCATTTCATgattatctattttattttatgattagCTGTCGGGAATAACGTTGACAGCATAAGATGTAATCTTTTAAGCAATAAGCTGTTTAGAAAAGTTTTTACAAAGTAGATTAACATAACAGTGTAATAAAAAACTTAACTAAGATTTTTTTATGTAAACCTTTTGCAAAATTAAAGagcacaaaaatgttttaaatataataGTAAACAGAAACTGTCTGCATTTAGTTTTTCTTAAAAgaaatttgtaacatttttcatcATGCTTTTATAACCAAACAGTAATTGTATTGGAAAGTTATATCACCGGCAGAGGAACTCAAGTGTCTAATTATACAGGTTGTATTGGCTTTGTTTTTGCACCCAAAATCATTATTTCAGGTTTTCACAACATGAAAAAATACTTTGAGTTTTTCTACTGTGATAATGAGGTATCTTTGTTTGCCTAGCAAAGTCGGTTCTTATCATATTTTGATTATCTTTTTTGGAAACAACTTTAGAGTTGTAGCTACTATATTAGTAGTataacaaatagaaaaattaggtaatttatatatttgataaataGGCATAGCATATTCttttacaaaaatgttcaatGGAACAAAAACGAAATTGAAACTAAAAAAATCTAGAATAGAGATTTTTTCTTAGTTTAATCAAAACTCCAGAAGAAGCTGAGATAACTAAATATTAATAGGAACTGACTAATTATTTGGTTTAGGTCAACAGTAGATTGATTTTAACACATAATCCAGTGTTTTAAGAAATTAGGCTGTTTCGCTTCATAGTTTTCCTTTGCTTGTTCTCTTTGTACTTTTgtattatgtacagtatatgttatgctaattttatttttctcaatATAAGTGAAAAGTAGTTGTGCGCTCAACTCATTTCAAAACAgctttaaacattttttctgaTGAACAACGTACAAGTATTTCATATTGTGAAACTTTGggtgtaaaaatatttatttttatagtgCACGATTACTTTCCACAATCTTAATTAGCGAAGAATGTATAAGTTTAAATGAAGCTAAAGAATAACGCAAAAATTGAGCTATAAACATAATTATCAATACCTGCGGCTGATAAAATTTACACACcaaaatgaatatataaaagTACACACTGCAAAGAGATTTTCTAAGTTAATCAAAATAATCCCTAAATGTCAAATTTACTGTTAACAACAAATTTGTTCTtcattttaaattcatttcaaaccttttttaaaacatgagAAACCATTTCAAAACAAAGAGTCCATATCTTATAAGTTAGTATTGGCTACGTGTAAATATTTTAGGCTTTTTAAAAAGTGCGTATTGTAGACAAAAAAACACAAACTAAGTAGACAAAGTGATGAGTTATGTGAAACCTTACATGGCAGactctaaaataattttaatatttgttttaaaaatacagcTAGTTACACTGAAAAATTGAAAGTCTTTGCTGTATTACCATTATAAAGTATTTGCTATATTTTGACACAGAACTTTAGCTTATTAGCAAAAAGAAACAGGAACcttacaacaaaattttcagtcctgtgaaaatgttttgttaaaaaactCGAAACTGAGGGCTGCgagtatttttttaaacaaaatttttagtgATTCAAAAACTGTCGATGGAAAGCTCTAACTCGCTTATCATTTAGCAAAAGTGGCTGCATAATTTATTAGTAGTTGGATTTTGGTTTACATGTTTAAGAAAGAACACTTTCAATGCTGGCAGCAGtgcagttaaaaagctaaagctaaaaaaaaacaaagaacaAACTAGGACATGCATTACAAAAGCTTGATGAAGAAAGTGCTTCAGCCGCTGCAAAAGCCGATAAATTTCACTTTCACAACACAAATAGCTTTGCTTGTCATTACAGCTTGGGAGCGCGACATGATGGGACCCATCCAGAGACAGCATCCTGTCCAAAGGAGGAACAAAATGTGATGACTCCCTCGGGAAGCCCTACAACTGCATTTACAAGAGGACACAATTGGTTTTTTTCGCAGTGTTCTATTGATGCATTCGACAGCTATATTAACATTTTAGATACGTATGTTATTGTTTTGTGAACCTACTCTATATTAATTACGTTATTTATCCACGGTATTCTGCAGTGGTGtctaaataacaaattttttaacattatttaAATTACTTGTGTAGCCAGTTAACTATGCTGACCAGGATGTCTGATGGTAGTATCAGTCTTATAAGATTGTAATATATGAATCTAAGTTTTTCCTGTAATTTTTgcaattgtaatatttttgtttgtttctattTCAAGCGTGctgttatttataaaataacacaaaagTTTATGGGTCTAAAAAGAATAATGATAGTCTAATATCAATGTTAAAATTTCTGACTTTGATGACTTTCACAAATATGTTTGTTTGAAAGCATGATAACTACTTTTCTAAATTCAGTATGTTTGTAGACACATGCTAGCTACTGagtactattattatagtatttgAATTCAGCAGGTTCTTTTTAAATGTCAAAAGTATTTTACTGCATGTAGTTAATTGCTTGTTtgcatttctttacaaaaatatatgtttCAGTTTAGGACAGAATTGCTTGAAAGACCCAGGGATGGTTGATCCTCGATGGCCAGGATTTGATCCAACACCCATTGGTCGAACTCTGACCTTGAGTGAGCAATGTGTTCTATTTTATGGGCCAGGATATGCCTTCCTTGTAGGTATCATTTATTTAAAAGCGTTCACGCTAAACATATGTTGCTCAATTGTAGATCATTTTGTAAACTCCCTGCACAAAAAAGCCAAAGTTTAAAATTACTTGAATgtcttcaatttttttttaaatgctttgaAAAATTTTACTTGAAATTTCTAAAGTAATTTTTACCAAAACTTATCAGCATGACTTTTTCACAAGTAAAGTTACTTTCTGAGACCTTCTTTGttagttgaattttaaaaactagcatTTGTAAATTTGCAACAGCGGTTATTGTTTTCAGGATCCTATTTGTTAAATTAATCTGACTtggtatatattttaatttcatttaagcaaaAATTCAGAAGGCTTCATTAATTAAAGAAATTCAGCGAGCATGCATACTTGTCTTTTAACTATTCAACTAAACCATGATCAGCATCATTTCACCTGGCAcattatatttatcaaaatcACTAACATACATGTTTCTATATACAAGGAGATTTTTCTATAGAACAAGCTTGTTTAAAACAGTTATTATTAGCTGAAGTATTTCAAGGTCGATTGAAATCAAATGGACCTATCATAATATGAAATGTGGCACCAATTACAAAACCATGCCTAAGGAAAGACAccaatgattattttattacttccaACAAAATAATCTCACTTTTTATTAAAGCACTGAGTTGCGGTAAGTTTGACTTAAATAAATTGTCTGACTCATATTATTGAAAAATCTAGCTTCGCTTTTAAATTTGTGCAAGGAGTATAGCTTTGTCTTCTAAACAGTCAATGCTTATTAAATAGATATAACAACTCCAGTTATAATTAATCTGAATAGCAATAAATTCCTGCCAtaaaatttaatgtaaaataatcaAGGCTTTAAACTTGGtatattatgataataaatCTATTGCAtttttatcagtgtgtaagcTTATATATTGGTCTGTCAGCTTACATATGTGAGCCTATTGATCAACTATTTGTCAAATTTAGGCTTAGCCTGTATCATCTCTAGTTAAAAGTGCCATTTTCCCTAAAGACCCCTTAACAAgttgattaaaatatttaacaaaaacctGGGCTTTTTAACTTGCAAACCATTAAAATGTACAGTTACCTACACTATTTAAAAACAGGATAATGAAAAGGTATGTACATTAATTTATCAAGCACCTTAAAAATTTTTGATCAACACTTAACATCTAAAAGACTTAAAAGTGTCTGTCAGACTATTaaagatttaattttaattgtgtGTCTTGtttcactttttcttttttgataGGAATGGTAAAATGCTGCATTGTgggaaaaaccgaaaataataGAATCAATAAGttgtataataaattatttttatcaaattcaacactgttgaaaaaaacacaaaaataaaattgttattattcacATAACCATGTATATAACTAGGCTGTTAATAaccaagctgtcaatatttactataaacatatGTGAATATGTACTGTAGGATTCTGTTGGAGAACAGATATGTCAAAGTTTAGTTTGTCGCAGTGCACAAACAGGTGCTATACAAGACAGAAGCAGTGCTTTTGCTTACACAACCTGTGGTGTTGATAAGGTATGAGGCATTGTACATCTTCATATTTCACAAAGTTTAACATTTCCAATTGTTTCGTTACTGTCTTAATGCTGATATGGTAAGCACTTATAAGTATCGCGTGGTACTTTTGTATTCTGTACTCTTGAACTTTGTACTCTTGTACTCCTTTATCTTACTAAATTAGCTTTGTAGCACTGCTGAACGAATGGTAAGTCTTTGTCTTGCAGGGATCACTGTAAAATCTTAGGCAATTTTAACTAAACCACTCATTAAAGTGGCAAAAAATC includes:
- the LOC137400917 gene encoding A disintegrin and metalloproteinase with thrombospondin motifs like, which codes for MTDCEASARRLIARRVQERDCQLLEELLKHSKLPAYSSESPSSFKLSLSVDSDDAEERKEFTLTKSNSMASKLPVFQQLDDGSQRLIHFSTLKHTTFYQDVENGASISLTSFDGEDYSMRGSFLGKDTIYDVEPYHSNIHKRSLGANQGDHVVKKREAKEGEEGKENVMDYIISPEDAEQFRQFEASEEQMSGHTSERVGVHYTIEMYLAIDYYAYANLQQSKDAISYPGSYVEFAVYVLGHQMNEVDLRYRNIQTADWTMSTLLIGVNVAMIESDSIWTAPIQRGRSVIAPHALNRFDTWIENNSQIRSDIFLLVTGLDLLGPRGSGAVGLANFGTACRCDRSSIIEYRPSSNVYAHEIGHNLGARHDGTHPETASCPKEEQNVMTPSGSPTTAFTRGHNWFFSQCSIDAFDSYINILDTLGQNCLKDPGMVDPRWPGFDPTPIGRTLTLSEQCVLFYGPGYAFLDSVGEQICQSLVCRSAQTGAIQDRSSAFAYTTCGVDKIVMDPTRGELVNVVKALV